The sequence ATCCGTCTCGCGCGTCTCGTCATCGAGCAATCGGGCCACGGTTTGTAGAATATGGTCGCCGCGGACGTGTCCATGCACGTCGTTGACTTGCTTGAAATGGTCGATATCGAAAATTGCCAGTGCGAACGGCTGTTCATACCTGGCCAACAAGGCAAAGGAGGACTCTAGGGTTTCGTCTAAGGCCTTGCGATTGCTCGCGCCCGTCAGTGGATCGGTGCGAGTTTCTGTGAATGTCATCAAGTGGCTTGTCTGCTGTCGCAATTCGTCGTAGGCACAAGAAATCTGAGCCGCCAGGTCGAGCGTCGGCTTGAGCATGTTTTCGGCTTCGCGAAACAGGTCGGACCAGGCTGCACGTTCTTCCAGTGTGTCAATGGCGCTGACGCGATCCTTGAACTTGGCGATGCTCGACTGGTGAGTTGCCAGATTCTTGCGGACGCGGTCCGCAATCTCTTCAAGCTGGGAAGCCACGGCCTTGGCCCGCTTCAACTCGCGTCGGGCGCGGTCAGCGTGGACTTCCTCGATCGGCTGAGCACGCCGACCGACGAGATAGCCAATCGTGGCGACAGCAGCCAATGCAACGATGGTAGGAAGATACATGGCCATCGATCCCAACGTACTTCCGCGCTGGATGAGGGTGTCGAGGCGTCCCACTCAAGGACGTCTCAGGATTCCACGCAGTAACACTGGAAATATAGGTTTCGTTTTGAACAAGGTTGGCCTGGATGCAAGCAACGTCTTCGAGACCCAAGCCCTTGCATTTTATGCGGGCGCGTCGGTACGGTCGGGCGGATTCGAGGGATTGTTCCGAGCGCGGTCCGTCGGGCGCGTTGTGGCTGCCGAGATGAGCAGAGCGTCCGGATTTCGGGCGTACCGAAACGAACCTACCGTCTCGGTCGCACAGTTCCCGGCTCCGAGTCACAAGCAGATACCACAGGACCTGCCTAGAATTGCGGTTTCGGAGGCGTTTGTCCGGCAATTGCGGGTATCCGCGCAAAGGGCGTTCGTGGTAAGTTTGGGCCGGCCAAATGACGGAACTTTGGCCTCCGCCACTGTTGTGGCGCGAGTTCGTGCGAACCAAATCCGGGGCCCCGGCGTTACAGAGAATATAGCGCTCCGTCTCCCAATGTCGGACCCGTTGCTATCGCGATCATTCGCATCTTAGGAGTTAATCGTGCAGCCATTTCAAACTCTGCGTGCCCTCGGGATCCTGGTGCTGGCTTTTATCGCTTTCGGTACTCACCAGTCGCTTGCGGCCGACGCGTCCAAGCCTGTTTTTCCTTTTCCCATCCATTCGACCGTTTTAGATAACGGGTTGACCATTATCACAGTTCCCTGCGACACGCCCGGCGTGCTGTCGTACTACACCATCGTGCGGACAGGATCGCGCAACGAGATTGAACCCGGTCTCTCTGGGTTTGCCCACTTTTTCGAGCACATGATGTTTCGTGGCACGCCGCGCAACAGCTCGGAGCAATACAACGCGAAGATGAAGGGCATGGGAGCGGATTCCAATGCCTTCACCACCGACGACTGGACGGCCTATCACACGACGGCCTCGGCCGACGCGCTCGCGACGATCGTGGAGCTCGAAGCCGATCGGTTTCAGAACCTGAGCTATGACCAGGCGGCATTTCAGAAAGAAGCCAGGGCCGTCCTGGGCGAATACAACAAGATCGCCTCGTCCCCAATGCTGTTGCTGGACGAGACCATGCAGGATGTAGCCTACGACCAGCACACATATAAGCACACCACGATTGGCTTCCTCAAAGACATCGTTGAC is a genomic window of Pirellulales bacterium containing:
- a CDS encoding GGDEF domain-containing protein — translated: MYLPTIVALAAVATIGYLVGRRAQPIEEVHADRARRELKRAKAVASQLEEIADRVRKNLATHQSSIAKFKDRVSAIDTLEERAAWSDLFREAENMLKPTLDLAAQISCAYDELRQQTSHLMTFTETRTDPLTGASNRKALDETLESSFALLARYEQPFALAIFDIDHFKQVNDVHGHVRGDHILQTVARLLDDETRETDLVARYGGEEFVVVMPHTDLDGAGLFAEKIRFAVQNTSPVTLSGGVAAANHHDDPKTLLARADAALYAAKAAGRNRIHRNTGINVEPWVCDTQEMPAVAAGANLSTMG